Below is a window of Humulus lupulus chromosome 2, drHumLupu1.1, whole genome shotgun sequence DNA.
AGTAATGTGAGGTTCCCAACCTGCTACATTGCTGGCAAAACCTTTGCCTAATACCGCTGACAAGCACAACTTGAGCCTTGGCATGAAGCTCACAGACCTTATGCCTTCTATGGTACTGTTTAGCATCACTCAAATCAGCCGAGCACTTTTCAGCCTGGCAACACCTCATTCCAGCACCAGTTGAGCCTTTTTTCCCAGAACCAACACCCAAACCCAAAAGCCCTTTCTTTCTCTTGTCCTCTTGCTCAGAACCCTCATCTTCATCCTCCTCCCTCTTCACAACCATCTTCTCTTTCCCACTCACCACCATCCTCTTGTTCCTCTCAATTTTACCCAAATCCATCAAAGACCCAACAAAAGTCAAGCCTCAGAGAACACTAAATAAATAAGCAAAGTGGaaaattttgataaaataaaaataacacaaATAAGGAGAGATTTTATTTAGTTGGGATGTGGTGGAACCGTAGGTGAAAGAAAAAGAATAAAGtgggaaaaagaaagagaaagagagtaaGTGAGTGAGGACCACAGGTATCTGCTccattcttatttttatttttttctc
It encodes the following:
- the LOC133817463 gene encoding squamosa promoter-binding protein 1-like, whose amino-acid sequence is MDLGKIERNKRMVVSGKEKMVVKREEDEDEGSEQEDKRKKGLLGLGVGSGKKGSTGAGMRCCQAEKCSADLSDAKQYHRRHKVCELHAKAQVVLVSGIRQRFCQQCSRFHELSEFDETRRSCRRRLAGHNERRRKSSGESHQESSSRKGAGTQLKDMVCGQVDDRGRIQISVQENTSYKHFQIR